In Nocardia asteroides, the following proteins share a genomic window:
- a CDS encoding NAD-dependent epimerase/dehydratase family protein — protein sequence MRIIVFGATGMVGQGVVEACLRSDSVTEVLAIGRSGTGRTHPKLREIRHTDFTDFSAIREQLRGYDACFFCLGTSSLGMREDGYRAVTYDLTLAAAHAVLAVNPGLTFCYVSGAGTGTSSRQMWARVKGETEDALLALTDRAYMFRPAFIVPVPGGKPRSKAYVALYRLVVPLYPVIRRIAPRQVTSAVRIGQVMIRAARDGIPEHVLSTADINELAEV from the coding sequence ATGCGGATCATTGTTTTCGGAGCTACCGGGATGGTGGGTCAAGGCGTCGTCGAGGCCTGTCTGCGGTCGGACTCCGTCACCGAGGTGCTGGCGATCGGCCGCTCCGGCACCGGACGCACGCACCCGAAACTGCGCGAGATCAGGCACACGGATTTCACCGACTTCTCGGCCATTCGGGAACAGCTGCGTGGTTACGACGCCTGCTTCTTCTGCCTGGGCACCTCGTCACTGGGTATGCGCGAGGACGGCTATCGCGCCGTCACCTACGACCTGACACTGGCCGCGGCGCATGCCGTCTTGGCGGTCAACCCGGGTCTGACCTTCTGTTATGTCTCCGGTGCCGGTACCGGCACCAGCTCGCGGCAGATGTGGGCGCGCGTGAAGGGCGAAACCGAGGACGCGCTGCTCGCGCTCACCGACCGCGCCTACATGTTCCGGCCCGCGTTCATCGTCCCCGTGCCCGGCGGCAAGCCCAGGTCCAAGGCCTATGTCGCGCTGTATCGCCTGGTGGTCCCGCTGTATCCGGTGATTCGCCGCATCGCGCCGCGCCAGGTGACCTCGGCCGTCCGGATCGGCCAGGTGATGATCCGTGCCGCGCGCGACGGTATACCCGAGCATGTCTTGTCCACGGCCGACATCAACGAACTCGCCGAAGTGTGA
- a CDS encoding TY-Chap domain-containing protein yields the protein MLSRFRRSKSRVQQLVPTEVDWRYLRDALTLTLTRVPAGAVVALRAWDCEERQLAIVMYRTELMLRLTSGEDTDPRYRVSPADEARLAKLGWVRASGETGRGAWCRLTSWAAGEQAAASVAELIVSTLRDALRTAPTAWGPGSWWRPDSAPDGEAVPPVDIGALSLALGGAVEQVLEQNPQADAAAELAQWRRSRIDALAAVCRGDRQADRIAADIAQRRVAEAGARISLARHHPGRGGRLDVIATAGPRRLLVLHVNADPHDDTPLSETIDGQRCPELSGPYLHRMLRSYPRVPPVVPELWDVVPAYERGLLDIEYLYLRLDPRTNRIAAYPAQL from the coding sequence GTGTTGTCGCGTTTTCGCCGATCGAAGAGCCGAGTCCAGCAACTGGTGCCCACCGAGGTCGATTGGCGGTATCTCCGGGATGCCCTGACGCTGACACTGACGCGCGTCCCGGCCGGTGCCGTCGTGGCCCTGCGGGCCTGGGACTGCGAGGAACGGCAACTGGCGATCGTGATGTACCGCACCGAGCTGATGCTGCGCCTGACCTCCGGCGAGGACACCGACCCGCGCTACCGGGTCTCGCCCGCCGACGAGGCGCGGCTGGCCAAGCTCGGCTGGGTGCGCGCCTCCGGGGAGACCGGCCGCGGCGCCTGGTGCCGGCTCACCTCCTGGGCGGCGGGCGAGCAGGCGGCGGCGAGCGTCGCCGAGCTGATCGTGAGCACGCTGCGCGACGCCTTGCGCACCGCGCCGACCGCGTGGGGACCGGGTTCCTGGTGGCGACCCGACTCCGCCCCCGACGGCGAAGCGGTCCCGCCCGTCGACATCGGCGCGCTGAGCCTGGCCCTCGGTGGCGCCGTCGAGCAGGTGCTCGAACAGAATCCGCAGGCCGACGCCGCGGCCGAGCTGGCGCAGTGGCGGCGGTCGCGGATCGACGCCCTGGCGGCGGTGTGCCGTGGCGACCGGCAGGCCGATCGGATCGCCGCCGACATCGCCCAGCGGCGCGTCGCCGAAGCGGGGGCGCGCATCTCGCTCGCGCGCCACCATCCCGGCCGGGGCGGCCGCCTCGACGTCATCGCCACCGCGGGCCCGCGCCGGCTGCTGGTCCTGCACGTCAACGCCGATCCGCACGACGACACCCCGCTGTCGGAAACCATCGACGGCCAACGGTGCCCGGAGCTGTCCGGCCCGTACCTGCACCGGATGCTGCGCTCCTACCCGCGCGTGCCCCCGGTGGTGCCGGAGCTGTGGGATGTCGTCCCGGCGTACGAGCGCGGGCTGCTCGACATCGAATACCTGTACCTGCGACTCGATCCCCGGACCAACCGGATCGCCGCCTACCCCGCGCAACTCTGA
- a CDS encoding DoxX family protein, producing MTSTNAERNVGRREEYPEMNVLLWILQIALALMIGMAGVVKVITPRVQLTEKMSFTQHATDGQVKALGAVEVLGALGLILPAATGILPWLTPLAAVGIAVIMAGAIVTHVVAREFPNAVVNLVLLAVSLFVAVERFGSYRF from the coding sequence GTGACCAGCACCAACGCCGAACGCAACGTCGGGCGGCGAGAGGAGTATCCGGAGATGAACGTGCTGCTGTGGATCCTGCAGATCGCACTCGCGCTGATGATCGGCATGGCCGGAGTGGTGAAGGTGATCACTCCGCGCGTCCAGCTGACCGAGAAGATGTCGTTCACCCAACACGCCACCGACGGGCAGGTCAAAGCGCTCGGGGCGGTCGAGGTGCTGGGCGCGCTCGGGTTGATCCTGCCCGCGGCCACCGGGATCCTGCCGTGGCTCACACCGCTGGCGGCCGTCGGCATCGCGGTGATCATGGCGGGCGCCATCGTCACCCATGTGGTCGCGCGGGAATTCCCCAACGCCGTGGTCAATCTCGTGCTGCTCGCGGTGTCGCTGTTCGTGGCGGTCGAACGATTCGGGTCCTACCGGTTCTGA
- a CDS encoding DUF6480 family protein, with translation MTSMDPDPARTPDLEPGGGVAPGSTPPEAGQVSGLSAPEPRTSRHFPPTGVAAVVVVVVLVAVFVIAAVGILLTL, from the coding sequence ATGACGTCGATGGATCCCGATCCCGCGCGCACCCCCGACCTGGAGCCGGGCGGGGGAGTGGCACCCGGATCGACACCACCGGAAGCCGGCCAGGTCTCCGGCCTGTCCGCTCCCGAACCCCGCACCAGCCGCCATTTCCCGCCGACAGGGGTGGCCGCCGTCGTGGTGGTCGTGGTGCTGGTCGCCGTCTTCGTGATCGCGGCGGTCGGCATCCTGCTCACCCTGTGA
- a CDS encoding TetR/AcrR family transcriptional regulator produces the protein MGTFQRARSEEQREERRQVILRTAATMLGEMPLSAVSLNELSRRVGLAKSNVLRYFESREAVLLDLLVQLVGDFFADIADRLPAAVDTAGSVRARAASVASVLAATFAAHPMLCELISAQAGVLERNVSAEAVLSYKRSAYASLGEFTADLRRVLPELGDREAAEAAMTILLLAGALWTHAHPPQAVLEAYAADPSLVVMPDGFAESLEKMIRFVLLGVLADGGALTA, from the coding sequence ATGGGTACTTTCCAGCGCGCCAGGAGCGAGGAGCAGCGCGAGGAGCGGCGTCAGGTCATCCTGCGGACCGCGGCGACCATGCTGGGTGAGATGCCGTTGTCCGCGGTGAGCCTCAACGAGCTGAGCCGTCGCGTGGGCCTGGCGAAGTCGAATGTGTTGCGCTACTTCGAGTCTCGCGAAGCGGTACTGCTGGATCTGCTCGTCCAGCTCGTGGGCGACTTCTTCGCCGACATCGCCGACCGGCTGCCCGCGGCCGTCGACACGGCCGGCTCGGTCCGGGCCAGGGCCGCGAGCGTCGCGTCGGTGCTCGCGGCGACGTTCGCGGCGCACCCCATGCTGTGCGAGCTGATCAGCGCCCAGGCCGGCGTCCTCGAGCGCAATGTGTCCGCCGAGGCGGTCCTGAGCTACAAACGGAGTGCCTACGCGAGCCTGGGCGAATTCACGGCCGACCTGCGCCGGGTGCTGCCCGAACTCGGCGACCGCGAGGCCGCCGAGGCCGCGATGACCATCCTGCTGCTGGCGGGCGCGCTGTGGACCCACGCCCACCCGCCGCAGGCGGTGCTGGAGGCCTACGCCGCCGACCCGTCCCTGGTGGTCATGCCCGACGGCTTCGCCGAGTCCCTGGAGAAGATGATCAGGTTCGTCCTCCTGGGTGTCCTGGCCGACGGGGGAGCGCTCACCGCGTGA
- the ligD gene encoding non-homologous end-joining DNA ligase: MGPAVPAPMLAKPGRPPVPPGGWCAEMKWDGVRAIARCTPDGVGLWSRNLREITASYPEVVAALTEIVEGRTLMFDGELVAPDERGAPSFALLQRRMHVQRPKQALIAEVRVDYIAFDLLAVDTEMLFDDPYSSRRAQLTDLGIDDGARVRVPPNWSLADTDADQLLQAAADTGLEGIVSKRADSRYEPGRRSPAWIKTVLRATTEAVIVGAVPGTGPNAATFGGLVLAGHTPDGHLHCIGGVGTGFTTEARRTIRAALEEVRRDTSPLDDPPPPTVTRAAWWVDPVFVADIEYREISGDGLLRHPSFRGIRTDKTPDEVEVPR, from the coding sequence ATGGGTCCCGCGGTGCCGGCACCGATGCTGGCCAAACCCGGACGGCCGCCGGTGCCGCCAGGTGGCTGGTGCGCGGAGATGAAGTGGGACGGCGTCCGCGCGATCGCGCGCTGCACGCCCGACGGCGTGGGCTTGTGGAGCCGCAACCTGCGCGAGATCACCGCCTCGTATCCCGAGGTCGTCGCGGCGCTCACCGAGATCGTCGAGGGCCGCACCCTGATGTTCGACGGTGAACTGGTCGCGCCCGACGAGCGCGGAGCGCCGTCGTTCGCGCTGCTGCAACGGCGGATGCACGTCCAGCGGCCGAAGCAGGCGCTGATCGCCGAGGTCCGCGTCGACTACATCGCCTTCGACCTGCTCGCCGTGGACACCGAGATGCTCTTCGACGACCCCTACTCGTCGCGTCGCGCCCAACTCACCGACCTGGGCATCGACGACGGCGCGCGGGTCCGCGTCCCACCGAACTGGTCGCTGGCCGACACCGACGCCGACCAGCTGCTGCAGGCGGCCGCCGACACGGGCCTGGAGGGCATCGTCAGCAAGCGGGCCGACTCGCGCTACGAGCCCGGCCGCCGCTCGCCGGCCTGGATCAAGACGGTGCTGCGCGCCACCACCGAGGCTGTGATCGTCGGCGCGGTCCCCGGCACCGGCCCCAACGCCGCGACCTTCGGCGGCCTGGTCCTGGCGGGCCACACCCCCGACGGCCACCTGCACTGCATCGGCGGCGTCGGCACGGGGTTCACCACCGAGGCGCGGCGCACCATCCGCGCCGCCCTGGAGGAGGTCCGCCGCGACACCAGCCCCCTCGACGACCCACCCCCACCCACCGTCACCCGCGCCGCGTGGTGGGTTGATCCGGTGTTCGTCGCCGATATCGAATACCGCGAGATCAGCGGCGACGGCCTGCTCCGCCACCCCAGCTTCCGCGGTATCCGCACCGACAAGACACCCGACGAGGTCGAAGTCCCGCGCTAG
- a CDS encoding SDR family NAD(P)-dependent oxidoreductase → MSDWTTTDIPDQTGRTAVVTGANSGLGFETAAALAAKGAHVVMAVRDLDKGKAAVDLITTATPTAEVELLRLDLGSLTSVREAARELKAAHPRLDLLINNAGVMYPPKQSTADGFELQFGTNHLGHFAFTGLLLESLVPVPDSRVVTVSSIGHRIRAAIHFDDLNFDRGYNRVVAYGQSKLANLLFTYELQRRLTATAASTVALAAHPGGSNTELGRHLPAALRGPMMKLVTQSAAMGALPTLRAATDPAATGGQYYGPDGFGGVRGYPKPVSSSRQSHDPELARRLWQVSEELTGVTYLDA, encoded by the coding sequence ATGTCCGACTGGACCACCACCGACATCCCTGATCAGACCGGCCGCACGGCGGTCGTCACCGGCGCCAACTCCGGGCTCGGCTTCGAGACCGCCGCGGCGTTGGCCGCCAAGGGCGCGCACGTCGTCATGGCGGTGCGCGATCTCGACAAGGGCAAAGCCGCCGTCGACCTGATCACCACCGCCACGCCCACGGCCGAGGTGGAACTGCTGCGGCTGGACCTGGGCTCGCTGACGTCGGTGCGCGAGGCGGCGCGGGAGCTGAAAGCCGCCCATCCGCGCCTCGATCTGCTGATCAACAACGCCGGCGTGATGTATCCGCCGAAGCAGAGCACCGCCGACGGGTTCGAGCTGCAGTTCGGCACCAATCATCTCGGCCATTTCGCGTTCACCGGACTGCTGCTGGAAAGCCTTGTGCCCGTGCCGGATTCGCGCGTGGTGACCGTCAGCAGCATCGGGCACCGGATCCGCGCCGCCATCCACTTCGACGACCTGAACTTCGACCGCGGCTACAACCGGGTAGTCGCCTACGGCCAGTCCAAACTCGCCAATCTGCTGTTCACCTACGAACTCCAGCGGCGCCTGACCGCCACGGCCGCATCGACGGTCGCGCTCGCCGCGCACCCCGGTGGCTCGAACACCGAACTGGGCAGGCATCTGCCCGCCGCCTTGCGAGGTCCGATGATGAAGCTGGTGACCCAGTCCGCCGCCATGGGCGCACTGCCCACCCTGCGCGCGGCGACCGATCCCGCGGCCACCGGCGGGCAGTACTACGGTCCCGACGGATTCGGCGGCGTCCGCGGCTACCCGAAGCCGGTGTCGTCGAGCAGGCAGTCCCACGATCCCGAGCTGGCGCGCAGGCTGTGGCAGGTCTCCGAGGAACTGACCGGAGTCACCTATCTCGACGCCTGA
- a CDS encoding alpha/beta fold hydrolase: MATHKLEVPGATLTYDVHGPLPTADGRPPLLMIGLPMDASGFSALAAHFAERTVVTYDPRGLGRSVRTDGEVDNVPAVHADDVHAVIEAIDAGPVEIFASSGGAIVALALVTAHPGDVTTLVAHEPPLLTALPDAAAAARAAAGYRDAYAAKGFGAGMAAFIAMTSWPGEFTDAYFAAPAADPAMFGLPTDDDGARDHPLLSERSRPVLAYRADIAALTAAPTRIVLGYGEESTGTVTERTSTALADHLGHKPVLFPSHHGGFTGPDSGYPGQPEAFAQVLHEVLDRDN; the protein is encoded by the coding sequence ATGGCGACACACAAGCTCGAAGTTCCCGGCGCGACCCTCACCTACGACGTCCACGGCCCGCTCCCGACCGCCGACGGGCGGCCGCCGCTGCTCATGATCGGCCTGCCCATGGACGCGAGCGGTTTCAGCGCCCTCGCTGCGCATTTCGCCGAACGCACGGTCGTCACCTACGACCCGCGTGGGCTCGGTCGCAGTGTGCGCACCGACGGTGAGGTCGACAATGTCCCGGCCGTGCACGCCGACGACGTGCATGCCGTCATCGAGGCGATCGACGCGGGCCCGGTCGAGATCTTCGCCAGCAGCGGCGGGGCGATCGTCGCGCTCGCCCTCGTCACCGCCCATCCCGGCGACGTGACCACTCTCGTCGCGCACGAACCGCCGCTGCTGACGGCGCTCCCCGATGCCGCGGCAGCGGCACGTGCGGCGGCCGGGTATCGCGACGCCTACGCGGCGAAGGGCTTCGGCGCCGGCATGGCCGCGTTCATCGCGATGACCTCCTGGCCCGGCGAATTCACCGACGCCTACTTCGCCGCCCCCGCCGCCGATCCCGCGATGTTCGGCCTGCCCACCGACGACGACGGCGCCCGCGACCACCCCCTGCTGTCGGAGCGTTCCCGTCCGGTCCTCGCCTACCGCGCCGACATCGCCGCCCTCACCGCGGCGCCCACCCGGATCGTCCTCGGCTACGGCGAGGAGTCCACGGGCACCGTCACCGAACGCACCTCGACCGCACTCGCCGACCACCTCGGCCACAAGCCGGTCCTGTTCCCCAGCCACCACGGCGGATTCACCGGCCCCGACTCCGGCTACCCCGGCCAGCCGGAAGCCTTCGCCCAAGTCCTCCACGAAGTCCTCGACCGCGACAACTGA
- a CDS encoding glutaredoxin domain-containing protein: MPNSSDAVVVYTRPGCPFSMKLRWKMRLARLRYTERDIWQDPDAAAYVRSVADGNETVPTVSVAGHAMVNPTLREVLSAVRRYAPGASPGH; encoded by the coding sequence ATGCCGAACTCCAGCGACGCGGTCGTCGTCTACACCCGCCCCGGCTGCCCGTTCTCGATGAAACTGCGATGGAAGATGCGGCTGGCGCGGCTGCGCTATACCGAGCGCGACATCTGGCAGGACCCGGACGCGGCCGCCTACGTGCGGTCCGTCGCCGACGGGAACGAAACGGTTCCCACGGTCAGTGTGGCAGGGCATGCGATGGTCAATCCGACTCTGCGCGAAGTGCTCTCGGCAGTCCGGCGCTACGCTCCGGGCGCGTCGCCGGGCCACTGA
- a CDS encoding TetR/AcrR family transcriptional regulator, with amino-acid sequence MEPLSLPLGQPRAERGDAVRNRQVLLATAREMIAELGVEHVTMDGLAERAGLGKGTVYRRFGTRAGIFHALLDADEIAFQQRVLGGPPPLGPGADPVARLIAYGRARIEHLIEHIDIARAALDTHGPIPTGPPTMSPLHLRMLLDRADLGVTDTDTLALQLTGALEGPILLFLGTSGESPDSAAARLTTSWESLIERLCAAHR; translated from the coding sequence GTGGAACCCTTGTCGCTACCCCTCGGGCAGCCGCGCGCCGAACGCGGCGACGCGGTCCGCAACCGTCAGGTGCTGCTGGCCACCGCGCGCGAGATGATCGCCGAACTCGGCGTGGAGCACGTCACCATGGACGGCCTGGCCGAGCGCGCCGGCCTGGGCAAGGGCACGGTGTACCGGCGCTTCGGCACCCGCGCGGGCATCTTCCACGCCCTGCTCGACGCCGACGAGATCGCCTTCCAGCAGCGCGTCCTGGGCGGTCCGCCCCCGCTCGGCCCCGGCGCCGATCCCGTCGCCCGCCTGATCGCCTACGGCCGCGCCCGCATCGAGCACCTGATCGAACACATCGACATCGCCCGCGCCGCCCTCGACACCCACGGCCCCATCCCCACCGGCCCGCCCACCATGTCGCCCCTGCACCTGCGCATGCTGCTCGACCGAGCCGACCTCGGCGTCACCGACACCGACACCCTCGCCCTCCAGCTCACCGGAGCCCTCGAAGGCCCCATCCTGCTCTTCCTCGGAACATCGGGCGAGTCCCCCGACTCGGCTGCCGCCCGCCTCACCACCAGCTGGGAGTCCCTGATCGAGCGCCTGTGCGCCGCCCACCGCTGA